In Aquabacterium sp. OR-4, the following proteins share a genomic window:
- the fdhD gene encoding formate dehydrogenase accessory sulfurtransferase FdhD — MDAPLPPPGARLAEVLARRDGQAVRQADALAEELPVALVFNGITHAVMLATPTDLADFALGFGLTEGLLAQAGELYGVDEVRVDHGIELRLQVASACEWRLKERRRTLAGRTGCGLCGTDSLAQVRQVLPVLPAVALQPAALGRAQRDLRQWQRLQQSTGATHAAAWCAADGTVGVVREDVGRHNALDKLVGALQRGPQALSAAAVAQGFVCITSRASFEMVQKTARAGVSALAAVSAPTALAVDTAWACGLLLAGFVRGDDLVAYSFSERLGLPALPPPTPSVAAACAATGQP, encoded by the coding sequence ATGGACGCGCCGCTGCCGCCCCCTGGTGCCCGCCTGGCCGAGGTGCTGGCGCGCCGCGACGGCCAGGCCGTGCGGCAGGCCGATGCGCTGGCCGAGGAGCTGCCGGTGGCCCTGGTGTTCAACGGCATCACGCATGCCGTGATGCTGGCCACGCCCACCGACCTGGCCGACTTTGCACTCGGCTTCGGCCTCACCGAAGGCCTGCTCGCGCAGGCCGGCGAGCTGTACGGCGTGGACGAGGTGCGCGTGGATCACGGCATCGAGCTGAGGCTGCAGGTGGCCTCGGCCTGCGAATGGCGGCTCAAGGAGCGCCGCCGCACGCTGGCCGGCCGCACCGGCTGCGGCCTGTGCGGCACCGACAGCCTGGCCCAGGTGCGCCAGGTGCTGCCCGTGCTGCCGGCGGTGGCCTTGCAGCCCGCCGCGCTGGGCCGCGCGCAGCGCGATCTGCGCCAGTGGCAGCGCCTGCAGCAAAGCACCGGCGCCACCCATGCCGCGGCCTGGTGCGCCGCCGATGGCACGGTGGGCGTGGTGCGCGAGGACGTGGGCCGCCACAACGCGCTCGACAAGCTGGTGGGCGCGCTGCAGCGCGGCCCGCAGGCGCTGTCGGCCGCTGCGGTGGCGCAGGGCTTTGTCTGCATCACCAGCCGCGCCAGTTTCGAGATGGTGCAAAAGACCGCACGCGCCGGCGTCTCGGCGCTGGCCGCGGTGTCGGCACCCACGGCCCTGGCGGTGGACACCGCCTGGGCCTGCGGCCTGCTGCTGGCCGGTTTTGTGCGCGGCGACGACCTGGTGGCCTACAGCTTCAGCGAGCGCCTGGGCCTGCCGGCGCTGCCGCCCCCCACACCGTCGGTGGCCGCAGCCTGCGCTGCCACCGGCCAGCCTTGA
- a CDS encoding tripartite tricarboxylate transporter substrate binding protein codes for MAAAAWAGTVTAQAATAATAGGAGGAGGASLARTPWPQRPLRLRSAYPPGGVSDEVLRALAARLNAQLGVPVLVEHLPGAGGTLAMEWLARAGPEGHELVFSATSPLSVSPHLGRLRYDPLRDIQPLCAVMTVPLLVVGTPALASASLAAALAEAQRLGQPLRWASSGLATTGHLALEAVRLASGAPIVHVPYKGGGQQISDALGGQFELLSSNVAPAQLALVRQGRLKALAVGADAPLASLPGVPTLAQAGFAEANLASTFGLFAPGSTPAALLDAMHQALRSATADEAWRARLLSADNQPLAWSRAEFSARVHDEWQRRGALVRRLGPALAEARSG; via the coding sequence GTGGCGGCGGCCGCCTGGGCCGGCACCGTCACGGCCCAGGCCGCCACGGCCGCAACGGCAGGCGGGGCCGGCGGGGCCGGCGGGGCCAGCCTGGCACGCACGCCATGGCCGCAGCGGCCGCTGCGGCTGCGCTCGGCCTATCCGCCCGGCGGGGTCAGCGACGAGGTCTTGCGCGCCCTGGCCGCGCGGCTGAATGCCCAGCTGGGTGTGCCGGTGCTGGTGGAGCACCTGCCCGGCGCCGGCGGCACGCTGGCGATGGAATGGCTGGCCCGCGCCGGGCCCGAGGGCCATGAGCTGGTGTTCAGCGCCACCAGCCCGCTCAGCGTGTCGCCACACCTGGGCCGGCTGCGCTACGACCCGCTGCGCGACATCCAGCCGCTGTGCGCGGTGATGACCGTGCCGCTGCTGGTGGTGGGCACGCCGGCGCTGGCCAGCGCCTCGCTGGCCGCCGCACTGGCCGAGGCCCAGCGCCTGGGCCAGCCGCTGCGCTGGGCCAGCTCAGGCCTGGCCACCACCGGCCATCTGGCGCTGGAGGCGGTGCGCCTGGCCAGCGGCGCGCCGATCGTGCATGTGCCCTACAAGGGCGGCGGCCAGCAGATCAGCGATGCGCTGGGTGGCCAGTTCGAGCTGCTGTCGAGCAACGTGGCGCCGGCCCAGCTGGCCCTGGTGCGCCAGGGCCGCCTGAAGGCCCTGGCCGTGGGCGCCGACGCCCCGCTGGCCAGCCTGCCCGGTGTGCCCACGCTGGCCCAGGCGGGCTTTGCCGAGGCCAACCTGGCATCGACATTCGGCCTGTTTGCGCCCGGCAGCACGCCGGCCGCGCTGCTGGATGCCATGCACCAGGCCCTGCGCAGCGCCACCGCCGACGAGGCCTGGCGTGCCCGCCTGCTGTCGGCCGACAACCAGCCGCTGGCCTGGAGCCGCGCCGAGTTCAGCGCCCGCGTGCACGACGAGTGGCAGCGCCGCGGCGCACTGGTGCGCCGCCTGGGCCCGGCCCTGGCCGAGGCGCGCAGCGGCTGA
- a CDS encoding formate dehydrogenase subunit delta: MDLDNLVLMANRIGQFFEAMPDRQEAVDGIATHIRKFWEPRMRHELAAAIADGRAGQLRPLVAEALAARPEVLA, encoded by the coding sequence ATGGATCTGGACAACCTGGTGCTGATGGCCAACCGCATCGGCCAGTTCTTCGAGGCCATGCCCGATCGGCAGGAGGCCGTGGACGGCATCGCCACCCACATCCGCAAGTTCTGGGAGCCGCGCATGCGCCACGAACTGGCCGCCGCCATCGCCGACGGCCGGGCAGGGCAACTGCGACCGTTGGTGGCCGAGGCCCTGGCGGCGCGGCCCGAGGTGCTGGCCTGA
- a CDS encoding LysR substrate-binding domain-containing protein, translated as MDLRQLRYFVAVAEAGHMTRAAATLGLQQPPLSQQIRAIEGTLGTPLFLRHPRGVALTDAGRELLPRARRLLEVHQQLMDDMQRVSAGTAGVLAVGITSSAAAHAFTPTLLRDWRRAHPQVELRIAEASAAELTERVDGGALHAAFLRVPVATPPGLAFDTLLTEPAMLALPIDHALARRYRAHQPVPLAALAGERLILARRPGAPGLYANLLRSLELQGIAVQVVAEVDRMLTNLNLVASGEGLSLVPASMKGVHAGSVAYRALTRAERLDAPLTLVHRSGDASPLVQRFCATARETARALATRPRRAVA; from the coding sequence ATGGACCTGCGCCAACTGCGCTACTTTGTCGCCGTGGCCGAGGCGGGCCACATGACCCGCGCAGCGGCCACGCTGGGCCTGCAGCAACCGCCGCTGAGCCAGCAGATCCGCGCCATCGAGGGCACGCTGGGCACGCCGCTGTTCCTGCGCCACCCGCGCGGGGTGGCGCTCACCGATGCCGGGCGCGAGCTGCTGCCGCGCGCGCGCCGCCTGCTCGAGGTGCACCAGCAGCTGATGGACGACATGCAGCGCGTGTCGGCCGGCACGGCCGGCGTGCTGGCCGTGGGCATCACCAGCTCGGCCGCCGCACACGCCTTCACGCCCACCCTGCTGCGCGACTGGCGCCGTGCCCATCCGCAGGTGGAGCTGCGCATTGCCGAGGCCAGCGCCGCCGAGCTGACCGAGCGGGTCGATGGCGGCGCGCTGCATGCCGCCTTTCTGCGCGTGCCGGTGGCCACGCCGCCGGGCCTGGCCTTCGACACCCTGCTCACCGAGCCGGCCATGCTGGCGCTGCCGATCGACCATGCACTGGCGCGCCGTTACCGCGCGCACCAGCCGGTGCCGCTGGCCGCGCTGGCCGGCGAGCGCCTGATCCTGGCCCGCCGCCCCGGCGCGCCCGGCCTGTATGCCAACCTGCTGCGCAGCCTCGAGCTGCAGGGCATCGCGGTGCAGGTGGTGGCCGAGGTCGACCGCATGCTGACCAATCTGAACCTGGTGGCCTCGGGCGAAGGCCTGTCGCTGGTGCCGGCCTCGATGAAGGGCGTGCACGCCGGCTCGGTGGCCTACCGCGCCCTGACCCGCGCCGAGCGCCTGGATGCGCCGCTGACCCTGGTGCACCGCAGCGGCGATGCCTCGCCCCTGGTGCAGCGCTTTTGCGCCACCGCACGCGAAACCGCGCGTGCCCTCGCCACGCGGCCACGCCGCGCCGTGGCATGA
- a CDS encoding enoyl-CoA hydratase-related protein, giving the protein MSPLPSFETIRLALDGTVATITLNRPERLNAAPPAMFGEIRTALQALPGAGARALVITGEGRAFCSGADLQGRVLSGNQTRGAGAFKALTEQYGPTMLALSELPMPVICAVNGVAAGIGASLALAGDFVIASRTAYFLEAFVNIGLVPDGGATWMLPRLVGKARAMQMMMLGERIPAEQAEQWGLIYRAVDEAEFAGQVQALAQRLAAGPTLALGLIRKGVARSLQQSYAEALQMEAAHQHVAGDSADAAEGGASFLEKRKPVFKGS; this is encoded by the coding sequence ATGAGCCCCCTGCCCAGCTTCGAGACCATCCGCCTTGCCCTTGACGGCACGGTGGCCACGATCACCCTGAACCGCCCCGAGCGCCTGAACGCCGCCCCGCCGGCCATGTTCGGCGAGATCCGCACCGCGCTGCAGGCCCTGCCGGGCGCTGGCGCGCGTGCGCTGGTGATCACCGGCGAGGGCCGTGCGTTCTGCAGCGGTGCCGATCTGCAGGGCCGGGTGCTGTCGGGCAACCAGACCCGCGGTGCCGGCGCCTTCAAGGCCCTGACCGAGCAGTACGGCCCGACCATGCTGGCATTGTCCGAACTGCCGATGCCGGTGATCTGCGCGGTCAACGGCGTGGCCGCGGGCATCGGCGCCTCACTGGCGCTGGCCGGCGACTTTGTCATCGCCAGCCGCACGGCCTACTTTCTCGAGGCCTTCGTCAACATCGGCCTGGTGCCCGATGGCGGCGCCACCTGGATGCTGCCGCGCCTGGTGGGCAAGGCCCGCGCGATGCAGATGATGATGCTGGGCGAGCGCATCCCGGCCGAGCAGGCCGAACAATGGGGCCTGATCTACCGCGCGGTCGACGAGGCCGAGTTTGCCGGCCAGGTGCAGGCCCTGGCCCAGCGCCTGGCCGCCGGCCCCACGCTGGCCCTGGGCCTGATCCGCAAGGGCGTGGCGCGCTCGCTGCAGCAGAGCTATGCCGAGGCCCTGCAGATGGAAGCCGCCCACCAGCATGTGGCCGGCGACAGCGCCGACGCCGCCGAGGGCGGCGCCTCGTTCCTCGAGAAGCGCAAGCCGGTGTTCAAGGGGTCATGA